In Papaver somniferum cultivar HN1 chromosome 1, ASM357369v1, whole genome shotgun sequence, a genomic segment contains:
- the LOC113317197 gene encoding uncharacterized protein LOC113317197 isoform X1 yields MSMARCFRVSHSYLNSLWRSCYCHRPGGETLLIPQLMSGFSPCFSISSSSSRKGYCKLSDGLKTESPRIVTHAATLHGNLVGNTEIERVVSGGNFVNLDNRDEVKGGTVSGSNGRVMLIDGTSIIYRAYYKLLARLERDNLPNADGNGDWVYTIFSALSLILNVLELVPSHVAVVFDHDGIPFGHTSVPSRENYNGKGMNFRHTLYPAYKAHRSPTPDTVIQGLQFLKASIKAMSIQVIEVPGVEADDVIGTLAVNSVAAGFKVRIVSPDKDFFQIISPALRLLRIASRGSEMVSFGVDEFSKRYGDLKPSQFVDLLSLMGDKSDNIPGVQGIGEVHALRLITKFGTLENLLECIDQVTEERIKMALRLNADKAILSKNLVTLRSDLPSYMVPYTTSDLLFKKPTDDGEKFRNLLRAISAYAEGHSADYLIRRSDSLWKKL; encoded by the exons TTATGGAGGAGTTGTTATTGCCATCGCCCCGGAGGAGAAACACTGTTAATACCGCAGCTGATGAGTGGATTCAGTCCTTGCTTCTCCATCTCATCATCATCGTCTCGAAAG ggTTATTGTAAATTATCTGATGGTTTAAAGACTGAATCACCTAGAATTGTTACTCATGCGGCGACGTTACATGGTAATTTAGTGGGCAATACTGAAATTGAACGAGTAGTGAGTGGAGGAAACTTTGTGAATTTGGATAATCGGGATGAAGTAAAGGGTGGTACAGTTAGTGGTTCGAATGGTCGAGTGATGCTCATAGATGGAACTTCGATTATATACAGAGCGTATTACAAGCTTTTAG CGAGATTGGAGCGGGACAACTTACCAAATGCGGATGGCAATGGAGATTGGGTTTATACAATATTTTCAGCTTTGTCTCTT ATTCTTAATGTGCTCGAATTGGTCCCGTCACATGTAGCG GTGGTGTTTGACCACGATG GAATTCCTTTTGGCCATACTTCTGTTCCGTCTAGAGAAAATTATAATGGAAAAG GTATGAACTTTCGCCACACTTTGTATCCAGCATACAAGGCCCACCGTAGTCCTACACCTGATACAGTAATTCAGGGACTTCAATTCTTGAAAGCATCAATCAAAGCCATGTCGATCCAAGTAATTGAG GTACCCGGTGTTGAAGCTGATGATGTAATAGGAACTTTGGCTGTCAATAGTGTTGCCGCTGGATTCAAG GTACGGATTGTCTCTCCTGACAAAGATTTCTTCCAGATTATATCACCTGCATTACGGCTTCTGCGAATTGCTTCACGTGGATCAGA GATGGTCTCTTTCGGAGTCGACGAATTCTCAAAAAGATATGGAGATTTGAAACCGTCTCAGTTTGTTGACCTGCTCTCTTTGATGGGTGACAAAAGTGATAATATTCCAG GAGTTCAAGGTATTGGAGAGGTACATGCTTTGAGGTTAATTACTAAATTTG GTACTTTGGAGAACTTGCTAGAATGTATTGATCAAGTAACAGAGGAACGCATTAAAATG GCCTTGAGATTAAATGCTGATAAAGCTATATTAAGCAAGAATCTG GTGACGTTGCGTTCAGACCTTCCATCCTATATGGTTCCTTACACAACAagtgatctcctgtttaagaaacCTACG GATGATGGTGAGAAATTCAGGAACCTCTTGAGAGCTATAAGTGCATATGCTGAAGGACATTCTGCTGATTACCTAATCAGAAGATCGGATTCTCTATGGAAAAAGCTTTAG
- the LOC113317197 gene encoding uncharacterized protein LOC113317197 isoform X2 codes for MSMARCFRVSHSYLNSLWRSCYCHRPGGETLLIPQLMSGFSPCFSISSSSSRKGYCKLSDGLKTESPRIVTHAATLHGNLVGNTEIERVVSGGNFVNLDNRDEVKGGTVSGSNGRVMLIDGTSIIYRAYYKLLARLERDNLPNADGNGDWVYTIFSALSLILNVLELVPSHVAVVFDHDGMNFRHTLYPAYKAHRSPTPDTVIQGLQFLKASIKAMSIQVIEVPGVEADDVIGTLAVNSVAAGFKVRIVSPDKDFFQIISPALRLLRIASRGSEMVSFGVDEFSKRYGDLKPSQFVDLLSLMGDKSDNIPGVQGIGEVHALRLITKFGTLENLLECIDQVTEERIKMALRLNADKAILSKNLVTLRSDLPSYMVPYTTSDLLFKKPTDDGEKFRNLLRAISAYAEGHSADYLIRRSDSLWKKL; via the exons TTATGGAGGAGTTGTTATTGCCATCGCCCCGGAGGAGAAACACTGTTAATACCGCAGCTGATGAGTGGATTCAGTCCTTGCTTCTCCATCTCATCATCATCGTCTCGAAAG ggTTATTGTAAATTATCTGATGGTTTAAAGACTGAATCACCTAGAATTGTTACTCATGCGGCGACGTTACATGGTAATTTAGTGGGCAATACTGAAATTGAACGAGTAGTGAGTGGAGGAAACTTTGTGAATTTGGATAATCGGGATGAAGTAAAGGGTGGTACAGTTAGTGGTTCGAATGGTCGAGTGATGCTCATAGATGGAACTTCGATTATATACAGAGCGTATTACAAGCTTTTAG CGAGATTGGAGCGGGACAACTTACCAAATGCGGATGGCAATGGAGATTGGGTTTATACAATATTTTCAGCTTTGTCTCTT ATTCTTAATGTGCTCGAATTGGTCCCGTCACATGTAGCG GTGGTGTTTGACCACGATG GTATGAACTTTCGCCACACTTTGTATCCAGCATACAAGGCCCACCGTAGTCCTACACCTGATACAGTAATTCAGGGACTTCAATTCTTGAAAGCATCAATCAAAGCCATGTCGATCCAAGTAATTGAG GTACCCGGTGTTGAAGCTGATGATGTAATAGGAACTTTGGCTGTCAATAGTGTTGCCGCTGGATTCAAG GTACGGATTGTCTCTCCTGACAAAGATTTCTTCCAGATTATATCACCTGCATTACGGCTTCTGCGAATTGCTTCACGTGGATCAGA GATGGTCTCTTTCGGAGTCGACGAATTCTCAAAAAGATATGGAGATTTGAAACCGTCTCAGTTTGTTGACCTGCTCTCTTTGATGGGTGACAAAAGTGATAATATTCCAG GAGTTCAAGGTATTGGAGAGGTACATGCTTTGAGGTTAATTACTAAATTTG GTACTTTGGAGAACTTGCTAGAATGTATTGATCAAGTAACAGAGGAACGCATTAAAATG GCCTTGAGATTAAATGCTGATAAAGCTATATTAAGCAAGAATCTG GTGACGTTGCGTTCAGACCTTCCATCCTATATGGTTCCTTACACAACAagtgatctcctgtttaagaaacCTACG GATGATGGTGAGAAATTCAGGAACCTCTTGAGAGCTATAAGTGCATATGCTGAAGGACATTCTGCTGATTACCTAATCAGAAGATCGGATTCTCTATGGAAAAAGCTTTAG